From Panicum hallii strain FIL2 chromosome 2, PHallii_v3.1, whole genome shotgun sequence, a single genomic window includes:
- the LOC112881440 gene encoding receptor-like protein 43 → MAPTKERLHSLMHLFIACLLKLSTAAPCLPDQASSLLQLKASFIGDNLPSWQAGTDCCHHWEGVTCGMALGRVISLDLGEFDLMSSRLDPALFNLTSLRNLSLAFNDFSGALLPASGFEQLTDIIHLNLSDTNFGFQIPIGIACLKKLVTLDLSDPIHPSFSRLRSLTTINLGYNKFEGHFPTKIFQLKSLRTLDLSDNHMLSVRLTHFPAENNLETLNLAMTTAVQNSTSGANSVSSTLRLNPIAC, encoded by the exons ATGGCTCCCACAAAGGAACGTCTCCACAGCCTTATGCACTTGTTCATAGCATGCCTCCTCAAGCTTAGCACCGCAGCGCCTTGCCTGCCGGATCAGGCTTCTTCCCTTCTCCAGCTAAAAGCTTCCTTCATTGGTGACAACTTACCATCATGGCAAGCTGGAACGGATTGCTGCCACCACTGGGAGGGCGTCACCTGTGGCATGGCCTTGGGAAGAGTCATTTCTCTTGACCTTGGTGAGTTCGACCTGATGAGCAGTCGGCTTGATCCTGCATTGTTCAACCTCACCTCTCTCAGGAACCTCAGCCTTGCATTCAATGACTTTAGTGGAGCCTTGCTCCCAGCTTCTGGTTTTGAGCAGCTCACGGATATCATCCACCTCAACCTCTCGGACACCAATTTTGGGTTTCAAATCCCAATTGGAATTGCCTGCCTCAAGAAACTTGTCACCCTTGACTTGTCTG ATCCTATCCACCCTTCATTCTCAAGGCTTCGGTCACTTACGACGATCAACTTGGGATACAATAAGTTTGAAGGGCATTTTCCAACAAAAATCTTCCAGCTAAAAAGTTTGAGGACGCTTGATTTGTCCGATAACCACATGCTTTCTGTGAGATTAACACACTTCCCAGCTGAAAATAATTTGGAAACACTAAATCTAGCTATGACCACCGCAGTACAAAATAGCACTAGTGGCGCTAATAGCGTTTCGAGCACCCTGCGGCTAAATCCTATAGCCTGCTAA
- the LOC112880143 gene encoding receptor-like protein 7, protein MAPTKERLHSLMHLFIACLLKLSTAAPCLPDQASSLLQLKASFFIGDSLPSWQAGTDCCHHWEGVTCDVAFGRVISLDLGEFDLMSSRLDPALFNLTSLRNLSLAFNDFRGASLPASGFERLTDIIHLNLSYTYFFGQIPIGIACLKNLVTIDLSSNYGLYFERPSFKTFMANMSNLRELYIDQVDLCSSGSTWSTVLADSVPQLQVLSLFKCYISGPIHPSFSRLRSLTTINLGYNMFEGHFPTKIFQLKSLRTLDLSANPMLSVRLTHFPAGNNLETLNLAGTNFSCDMPSSFGNLEHLKNLGLNTMDIDDKLSALISKLPSLDDLQLMGPDTKNPILSWVSNITQLTHLMFDGYDFSKSIPTWIGKLTWLEGLIIVDCSFSMPIPYQIGNLTRLADLVFWNCDFFEQRMPSWIGNLTKLVSFSIHDCNFSGPIPSTIGNLIQLEELVVWSSHISGETMSRLLSS, encoded by the coding sequence ATGGCTCCCACAAAGGAACGTCTCCACAGCCTTATGCACTTGTTCATAGCATGCCTCCTCAAGCTTAGCACCGCAGCGCCTTGCCTGCCGGATCAGGCTTCTTCTCTCCTCCAGCTAAAAGCTTCCTTCTTCATTGGTGACAGCCTACCATCATGGCAAGCTGGAACGGATTGCTGCCACCACTGGGAGGGCGTCACCTGTGACGTGGCCTTCGGAAGAGTCATTTCTCTTGACCTCGGTGAGTTCGACCTGATGAGCAGTCGTCTTGATCCTGCGTTGTTCAACCTCACTTCTCTCAGGAACCTCAGCCTTGCATTCAATGACTTTAGGGGAGCCTCGCTCCCGGCTTCTGGGTTCGAGCGGCTCACGGATATCATCCACCTCAACCTCTCGTACACCTATTTTTTTGGTCAGATCCCAATTGGAATTGCCTGCCTTAAGAACCTTGTCACCATTGACTTGTCTAGTAATTATGGTTTGTATTTTGAGCGGCCAAGTTTCAAAACTTTCATGGCAAATATGAGCAACCTGCGGGAGCTTTATATTGATCAAGTGGATTTATGTAGCAGTGGATCGACTTGGTCCACTGTTTTAGCAGATTCCGTTCCCCAGCTACAGGTTCTTAGCTTGTTTAAGTGTTATATATCAGGTCCTATCCACCCTTCATTCTCAAGGCTTCGCTCACTTACGACGATCAACTTGGGATACAATATGTTTGAAGGGCATTTTCCAACAAAAATCTTCCAGCTAAAAAGTTTGAGGACGCTTGATTTGTCCGCTAACCCCATGCTTTCTGTGAGGTTAACACACTTCCCAGCTGGAAATAATTTGGAAACACTAAATCTAGCAGGGACCAATTTCTCTTGTGACATGCCGTCCTCGTTTGGCAATCTTGAGCATTTAAAGAATTTGGGGCTTAACACGATGGACATTGATGATAAACTCTCCGCTTTGATATCTAAGCTTCCATCATTGGATGACCTGCAACTCATGGGACCAGATACGAAGAATCCGATATTATCTTGGGTCAGCAATATTACCCAATTGACACACCTAATGTTTGATGGTTATGACTTCTCTAAATCGATTCCCACTTGGATCGGCAAACTGACATGGCTGGAAGGTTTGATAATAGTGGATTGCAGTTTCTCCATGCCAATACCATACCAGATCGGAAATCTTACAAGATTGGCAGATCTGGTGTTCTGGAACTGTGACTTCTTTGAGCAGAGAATGCCATCATGGATAGGCAATCTTACAAAGTTGGTCTCTTTCAGCATTCATGATTGCAATTTCTCTGGACCAATACCCTCAACAATTGGGAACTTGATCCAACTTGAGGAGCTGGTGGTCTGGTCTTCTCACATAAGCGGTGAGACTATGTCCCGACTGCTTTCTTCTTAG